The Procambarus clarkii isolate CNS0578487 chromosome 24, FALCON_Pclarkii_2.0, whole genome shotgun sequence genome includes a region encoding these proteins:
- the LOC123761877 gene encoding histone-lysine N-methyltransferase PRDM16-like, whose translation MSCPRAADPPALHVAARPVPTKPTRLLCPDANHTRPRRPHNTLLDSPKMGITCPDLLPIERVSEARQEGPTPASDMPFDLSKSGRESSMASASRPLDPNDAEQPLDLRVDFKKRRTVEDENMNLVTSPGRSSPREAPGLRVCLRQESPGLPMPSPSSSGRPESPTPSDRIIRRVADCSSLSYPVPHSMAPAAPLLYPRPLPPSHLLYASAGKELQYSPLGARPALTPPHYSLIPMPGRTYPYPLMRGYLTGPPRHPALYEALSERRSAESSLAGGALGHHGKPRERYSCKFCGKVFPRSANLTRHLRTHTGEQPYKCKFCERSFSISSNLQRHVRNIHNKEKPYKCRLCERAFGQQTNLDRHMKKHESDGPTILDGGHRRLLLPKPPQEAWRGPAPPPLTPLSSHPALTPFTHSTFSLSSTTSSAHSPPPDAQDEDEEDIDVENEDEDEDGAGDDRQISCEVTITPAPISVDAAASAGAGDNMVEV comes from the coding sequence ATGTCGTGCCCTCGGGCAGCAGACCCGCCAGCCCTGCACGTGGCCGCTCGTCCCGTGCCCACCAAGCCGACCCGACTCCTGTGCCCGGACGCCAATCATACCCGCCCGAGACGCCCACACAACACGCTCCTCGACTCCCCGAAAATGGGTATAACTTGTCCCGATCTTCTGCCCATCGAGAGGGTGTCGGAGGCCAGGCAGGAGGGGCCGACGCCGGCCTCCGACATGCCTTTCGACCTCTCCAAATCCGGCCGGGAGTCGAGTATGGCGTCGGCTTCCCGTCCCTTGGATCCGAACGACGCCGAGCAGCCGCTTGACCTTCGAGTAGATTTCAAGAAGCGACGGACGGTGGAGGACGAGAACATGAACCTCGTAACGAGCCCTGGCCGTAGTTCGCCTCGGGAAGCCCCGGGGCTACGAGTCTGCCTGCGTCAGGAGTCACCCGGATTACCGATGCCTTCTCCGTCCTCCTCGGGGCGCCCCGAGTCCCCGACGCCCTCAGACCGAATTATCCGACGGGTAGCGGACTGCTCGAGTCTGTCGTACCCGGTGCCACACAGCATGGCACCGGCGGCGCCCCTGCTGTACCCGCGGCCgctgcctccctcccacctcctctATGCCTCCGCCGGCAAGGAACTCCAGTACTCGCCTCTAGGGGCGCGGCCGGCGCTCACTCCGCCTCATTACTCCCTCATACCCATGCCAGGACGGACCTATCCCTACCCGTTGATGAGGGGCTACCTCACCGGCCCTCCTAGGCACCCGGCGCTCTACGAGGCCCTCAGCGAACGCCGCTCCGCTGAGAGCTCGCTGGCCGGGGGCGCGCTCGGACACCACGGCAAGCCCCGCGAGCGCTACTCGTGCAAGTTCTGCGGCAAGGTCTTCCCGCGCTCGGCCAACCTGACGAGACACCTGCGCACGCACACGGGCGAACAGCCCTACAAGTGCAAGTTCTGCGAGCGCTCGTTCAGCATCTCGTCCAACCTGCAGCGGCACGTGCGCAACATCCACAACAAGGAGAAGCCGTACAAGTGTCGGCTGTGTGAACGAGCCTTCGGCCAGCAGACCAACCTCGACCGACACATGAAGAAGCACGAGTCGGACGGCCCGACCATCCTGGATGGCGGCCACCGACGGCTCCTCCTTCCTAAGCCGCCACAGGAGGCGTGGAGGGGCCCGGCGCCCccgcccctcacccccctctcctcACATCCGGCCCTCACTCCCTTCACCCATTCTACCTTTTCTCTAAGCAGTACAACCTCCTCGGCCCACTCTCCGCCCCCCGACGCTCAGGACGAGGACGAGGAGGACATCGACGTGGAGAACGAGGACGAAGACGAGGACGGGGCCGGCGACGACAGACAAATCTCGTGTGAGGTGACCATCACTCCGGCGCCCAtcagtgtggatgctgccgcctcGGCCGGCGCCGGagataacatggtggaggtgtga
- the LOC138367960 gene encoding uncharacterized protein — MEARLKSGISLKPGSSLEDGSSLEPGSSLEPGSLLKPGSLLEPGSSLEPNSSLQPGSPLEPGSSLKPGSSLEPGSSPEPGSSMEPGSSLEPASSLEPGSSLQPGSSLEPGSSPESGSSAT; from the coding sequence ATGGAAGCTCGCTTAAAGTCTGGAATCTCGTTGAAGCCTGGAAGCTCGCTTGAGGATGGAAGCTCCCTTGAGCCTGGAAGCTCTCTGGAGCCTGGAAGCTTGCTAAAGCCTGGAAGCTTGCTGGAGCCTGGAAGCTCGCTGGAGCCTAATAGCTCGCTACAGCCTGGAAGCCCGCTGGAGCCTGGAAGCTCTCTGAAGCCTGGAAGTTCTCTGGAGCCTGGAAGCTCTCCGGAGCCTGGAAGCTCTATGGAGCCTGGAAGTTCTCTGGAGCCTGCAAGCTCTCTGGAGCCTGGAAGCTCTCTGCAGCCTGGAAGCTCTCTGGAGCCTGGAAGCTCGCCTGAGTCTGGAAGCTCGGCCACATAA